The Streptomyces sp. NBC_01255 genome window below encodes:
- a CDS encoding NAD(P)-dependent oxidoreductase yields the protein MNNTPHAPVTVIGLGLMGRALAGAFLNAGHPTTVWNRTSAKAAPLVAAGARPAPTLGDALTAGPLTIVCLTDYDAMYELFDANDVTLDGTTLINLTSGSSGQARDAAEWAARRGARYLDGAVMAIPSGIGTADAVILHSGPQEVFQAHEATLEALGTVTHLGADHGLASLYDVAGLAMMWSVLNAWLQGTALLRTAGVDAATYAPFARQIAAGVADWLPGYAEQIDKGSFPAEVSALETDARAMEHLIEESETLGVNAELPKLIKAMADRAIAAGHGGEQYPVLIEEFGKPRTG from the coding sequence ATGAACAACACACCCCACGCGCCCGTGACGGTCATCGGACTCGGACTGATGGGCCGGGCACTCGCCGGCGCGTTCCTGAACGCAGGGCATCCCACGACCGTGTGGAACCGAACGTCCGCCAAGGCCGCCCCGCTGGTGGCCGCCGGCGCACGGCCGGCGCCGACCCTCGGCGACGCGCTCACGGCGGGTCCCCTGACGATCGTCTGCCTCACCGACTACGACGCCATGTACGAGCTGTTCGACGCGAACGACGTCACCTTGGACGGTACGACCCTGATCAACCTCACCTCGGGGAGCTCGGGCCAGGCGCGCGACGCCGCCGAGTGGGCCGCGCGACGCGGCGCCCGCTACCTGGACGGTGCCGTCATGGCCATCCCGTCGGGGATCGGCACCGCCGATGCGGTGATCCTCCACAGCGGGCCCCAGGAGGTCTTCCAGGCCCACGAGGCGACGCTCGAAGCCCTCGGCACGGTGACCCACCTCGGTGCGGACCACGGCCTGGCGTCCTTGTACGACGTGGCCGGCCTGGCCATGATGTGGAGCGTCCTGAACGCCTGGCTCCAGGGCACCGCCCTGCTCAGGACGGCCGGTGTCGACGCCGCGACGTACGCGCCGTTCGCGCGGCAGATCGCCGCCGGCGTGGCCGACTGGCTGCCCGGGTACGCCGAGCAGATCGACAAGGGTTCCTTCCCCGCCGAGGTGTCGGCGCTGGAGACCGACGCGCGGGCGATGGAGCACCTCATCGAGGAGAGCGAGACGCTGGGCGTCAACGCCGAACTGCCGAAGCTCATCAAGGCGATGGCCGACCGCGCCATCGCCGCCGGGCACGGCGGGGAGCAGTACCCCGTGCTCATCGAGGAGTTCGGGAAGCCCCGGACCGGCTGA
- a CDS encoding MerR family transcriptional regulator, with product MRIGELSRRAGVNAHQLRYYEAQGLLTADRGTNGYREYDESALLRVKQIRHLLGAGLSSEDIAYLLPCAIGEAPELAGCPELLAAMRSRLRRLDDQMERLAQSREALADYIVAAERVSGESYPPFTDADADVRAVAS from the coding sequence ATGCGTATCGGGGAACTCAGTCGTCGGGCGGGCGTCAACGCCCACCAGTTGCGCTACTACGAGGCCCAGGGCCTGCTGACGGCGGACCGCGGCACGAACGGCTACCGCGAGTACGACGAGAGCGCCCTGCTGCGGGTGAAGCAGATCCGGCACCTGCTCGGCGCCGGGCTGTCCTCCGAGGACATCGCGTACCTGCTGCCGTGCGCGATCGGCGAGGCGCCGGAACTCGCCGGGTGTCCGGAGCTGTTGGCCGCGATGCGCTCGCGCCTGCGGCGACTGGACGACCAGATGGAGCGGCTCGCCCAGTCCCGCGAAGCCCTCGCCGACTACATCGTCGCGGCGGAACGCGTGAGCGGCGAGAGCTACCCGCCCTTCACGGATGCCGACGCCGACGTACGGGCCGTCGCCTCCTGA
- a CDS encoding cytochrome P450 has product MTDTVHTVTTLPTERPSGCPFDPPAELVDARRHGPISRFTHPGGKPGWLITGYDLVRSVLADPRFSSRRDLLNVVDFEIPPAPPGEFLLMDDPDHSRYRKPLVGKFTARRMRLLTERVEQITAACLDAMEETGPDVDLVTAFAKPIPTIIICELLGVPYEDRDSFQEQIDTFMGGETGDEELIAAYTATQEYLAELVAAKRANPTDDVLSELTDSDLTDEELKGISLILLAAGFDTTANMLALGTFALLQNPEQLAALRDDPALIDQAVEELLRYLSVAKSFMRTALEDVEVGGQTIEAGTTVVLSYNTANRDPERHADPHVLDIRRQSTGHVAFGHGVHLCLGAQLARVEMRVAFNALLARFPTLRLAVPAEDVVLRPETADIYGVKSLPVTWDV; this is encoded by the coding sequence ATGACCGACACCGTCCACACCGTCACGACGCTGCCGACCGAGCGTCCGTCCGGCTGCCCCTTCGACCCGCCGGCAGAGCTCGTCGACGCCCGCCGGCACGGCCCCATCAGCCGCTTCACCCACCCCGGCGGGAAACCCGGCTGGCTGATCACCGGATACGACCTGGTCCGGTCCGTCCTGGCCGACCCCCGGTTCAGCTCCCGCAGGGACCTCCTGAACGTGGTCGACTTCGAGATCCCGCCGGCCCCGCCCGGCGAGTTCCTGCTCATGGACGATCCCGACCACAGCCGCTACCGCAAGCCGCTGGTGGGCAAGTTCACCGCGCGGCGGATGCGGCTGCTCACCGAGCGCGTCGAGCAGATCACCGCCGCCTGCCTGGACGCCATGGAGGAGACCGGGCCGGACGTGGACCTCGTGACCGCGTTCGCCAAGCCCATCCCCACCATCATCATCTGTGAGCTGCTGGGGGTGCCGTACGAGGACCGGGACTCGTTCCAGGAGCAGATCGACACGTTCATGGGCGGGGAGACCGGTGACGAGGAGCTGATCGCGGCCTACACCGCCACCCAGGAGTACCTCGCCGAGCTGGTGGCCGCCAAGCGCGCGAACCCCACCGACGACGTACTCAGCGAACTCACCGACAGCGACCTCACCGACGAGGAACTGAAGGGCATCAGCCTGATCCTGCTGGCGGCCGGATTCGACACCACCGCGAACATGCTGGCCCTCGGCACCTTCGCGCTGCTGCAGAACCCGGAGCAACTGGCCGCGCTGCGCGACGATCCCGCGCTCATCGACCAGGCCGTCGAGGAGCTGCTGCGGTACCTGAGCGTCGCCAAGTCGTTCATGCGGACGGCGCTGGAGGACGTCGAGGTGGGCGGCCAGACGATCGAGGCGGGCACGACGGTCGTCCTCTCGTACAACACCGCCAACCGCGACCCCGAGCGCCACGCCGATCCCCATGTCCTCGACATCCGGCGCCAGTCCACCGGACACGTGGCCTTCGGTCACGGCGTCCACCTGTGCCTGGGCGCGCAGCTGGCCCGTGTCGAGATGCGGGTCGCGTTCAACGCGCTGCTCGCCCGCTTCCCCACGCTGCGCCTGGCCGTACCGGCCGAGGACGTCGTCCTGCGCCCGGAGACCGCGGACATCTACGGCGTGAAGAGCCTCCCCGTCACCTGGGACGTGTGA
- a CDS encoding AI-2E family transporter, giving the protein MSPMLSSTKSAGALRTAARVSAESLLVLLMAAVTLWLVGRMWSVAWPLIAALFLTTLTWPPARFLRRHGWPPALAATTVTVLFLLLIAGIVALISVPMASQSGELADGVVEGIQRLREWAAGPPLNIGDSQINGALDTAVARLQDSIGSMVNAVATGVGTVFNGVVTAFLSLFLMFFFLKDGPRFLPWLTRQLPGRLATDIPVVAARGWDTLGAFVRSQAFVGLIDAVLIGLGLWFLDVPLVLPLAVLTFVSAFVPIIGALFAGLVAVLIALVSNGPTDALIVLALIVVVQQLEGNVFQPMLQSRGLGLHAAVILLAVTLGGSLAGIVGSLLAVPAAALIAVVWNYVRGELEEPGQELPGPRPEPAADEPPAGPALDPAATA; this is encoded by the coding sequence ATGTCTCCCATGTTGAGTTCCACGAAATCCGCCGGCGCGCTCCGGACAGCCGCACGTGTCTCCGCCGAATCGCTTCTCGTGCTGCTGATGGCCGCGGTGACGCTCTGGCTCGTGGGCCGGATGTGGTCCGTCGCGTGGCCGCTGATCGCGGCCCTGTTCCTCACCACCCTCACCTGGCCGCCGGCCCGGTTCCTGCGGCGGCACGGCTGGCCCCCCGCGCTGGCCGCGACCACGGTGACCGTGCTCTTCCTCCTGCTGATCGCGGGCATCGTCGCGCTCATCTCCGTACCGATGGCGTCCCAGTCCGGCGAACTCGCCGACGGTGTGGTCGAAGGGATCCAGCGGCTGCGCGAGTGGGCGGCCGGGCCGCCCCTGAACATCGGCGACAGTCAGATCAACGGCGCCCTCGACACCGCCGTCGCCCGCCTCCAGGACAGCATCGGCAGCATGGTCAACGCCGTCGCGACGGGGGTCGGCACCGTCTTCAACGGCGTGGTCACCGCGTTCCTCTCGCTCTTCCTGATGTTCTTCTTCCTCAAGGACGGGCCGCGCTTCCTGCCGTGGCTCACCCGGCAGCTCCCCGGCCGGCTCGCCACCGACATCCCGGTCGTGGCCGCGCGCGGCTGGGACACGCTCGGCGCGTTCGTACGCTCCCAGGCGTTCGTCGGCCTGATCGACGCCGTCCTCATCGGCCTCGGCCTGTGGTTCCTCGACGTGCCGCTGGTGCTTCCGCTGGCCGTCCTGACGTTCGTCTCCGCGTTCGTGCCGATCATCGGCGCCTTGTTCGCGGGGCTCGTCGCGGTCCTCATCGCCCTGGTGTCGAACGGCCCGACCGACGCGCTGATCGTGCTGGCCCTCATCGTGGTCGTCCAGCAGTTGGAGGGGAACGTCTTCCAGCCCATGCTCCAGAGCCGCGGCCTGGGCCTGCACGCGGCGGTCATCCTCCTTGCGGTGACGCTCGGCGGCAGCCTGGCGGGCATCGTGGGCAGCCTGCTCGCCGTCCCCGCGGCCGCGCTGATCGCGGTGGTCTGGAACTACGTCCGCGGGGAGCTCGAAGAACCCGGGCAGGAACTCCCGGGACCCCGGCCGGAACCGGCGGCCGACGAGCCGCCCGCCGGCCCGGCCCTCGACCCGGCCGCGACCGCGTAG
- a CDS encoding GMC family oxidoreductase, with translation MRGKSRQQLRLLEVASVDVFDAVVVGSGFGGSVTAFRLAEADLSVCLLERGQPFPPGSFPRSPRDTAKNFWDPDSRLYGMYDMWSFSKLDALVSSGLGGGSLIYANVLIRKPESWFVHEAFDGGYEDWPVTLQDLDPYYQRVEDMLGAQRYPSDVKPYQDTPKTLAMEQAAARLGLPWERPKLAVSFGDPAVPGAPIPGGEDNIHHSPRFTCKLVGECDLGCNFGSKNSLDFTYLSAADRLGADIRTGCEVRSFEPVPQGFLVSYIKHDATGDGDPHASPELHTLRAKRLVLSAGTLGTTYLLLRNRSAFPALSPALGTHFSGNGDFLGLVLKARRSIQGRPGETEPRMLEPSFGPVITSAMRVDREENGENGESVRGFYIEDAGYPEFLNWLVEHNVLTMSNRVARFLLRRGWSQLTGTAKSRVGRQLGDAMGKGLFTATSAPLLGMGRDVPNGRMFLRDGHLDLAWDLTASAPYFDQMNTTMKRVSHSIGGRYASSPLWWLNRLITVHPLGGAPMGRHEREGVVDSFGRVYGYPGLSIADGSVMPGPVGPNPSLTIAALADRSADRIIEDHRQHSAEPT, from the coding sequence ATGCGGGGGAAGTCAAGGCAGCAGCTTCGGCTTCTAGAGGTGGCGAGCGTGGACGTCTTCGATGCCGTCGTCGTCGGATCGGGTTTCGGCGGATCCGTCACCGCATTTCGTCTGGCCGAGGCCGACCTGAGCGTATGCCTGCTGGAAAGAGGACAGCCGTTCCCGCCCGGGTCCTTTCCGCGCAGCCCGCGTGACACGGCCAAAAACTTCTGGGACCCGGACTCCCGCCTCTACGGAATGTACGACATGTGGAGCTTCTCGAAGCTCGACGCCCTGGTGTCCAGCGGGCTCGGCGGGGGCTCGCTGATCTACGCCAACGTGCTGATCCGCAAGCCGGAAAGCTGGTTCGTCCACGAGGCGTTCGACGGCGGCTACGAGGACTGGCCCGTCACACTCCAGGACCTCGATCCGTACTACCAGCGCGTCGAGGACATGCTCGGTGCGCAGCGGTACCCGTCCGATGTGAAGCCCTATCAGGACACGCCCAAGACCCTCGCCATGGAGCAGGCGGCGGCCCGGCTGGGTCTTCCGTGGGAGCGTCCGAAGCTGGCCGTCTCGTTCGGAGACCCCGCCGTGCCCGGCGCGCCCATCCCGGGCGGCGAGGACAACATCCATCACAGCCCCCGCTTCACGTGCAAGCTCGTCGGCGAATGCGACCTGGGCTGCAACTTCGGCAGCAAGAACAGTCTCGATTTCACCTACCTCAGCGCCGCGGACCGGCTCGGGGCGGACATCCGGACCGGCTGCGAGGTCCGCTCGTTCGAACCGGTCCCGCAGGGATTCCTGGTCTCCTACATCAAGCACGACGCCACCGGGGACGGAGATCCGCACGCGTCTCCCGAGCTGCACACCCTCAGGGCCAAGCGGCTGGTTCTCTCCGCCGGCACCCTCGGCACCACCTATCTGCTGCTGAGAAACCGCAGCGCCTTTCCCGCCCTCAGTCCGGCGCTGGGTACCCACTTCTCCGGAAACGGCGACTTTCTCGGGCTGGTCCTCAAAGCCCGGCGGAGCATTCAGGGCAGGCCCGGGGAGACGGAGCCGCGCATGCTGGAGCCGAGTTTCGGCCCGGTCATCACGAGTGCGATGCGCGTGGACCGCGAGGAGAACGGCGAGAACGGCGAGAGCGTCCGGGGCTTCTACATCGAGGACGCCGGATACCCGGAATTCCTGAACTGGCTCGTCGAGCACAACGTCCTCACCATGTCGAACAGGGTCGCGAGGTTCCTGCTGCGGCGAGGCTGGTCGCAGCTGACGGGAACGGCAAAGAGCCGTGTGGGACGACAGCTCGGCGACGCCATGGGCAAGGGGCTGTTCACCGCGACGTCCGCGCCGCTGCTCGGCATGGGAAGGGACGTCCCCAACGGCCGCATGTTCCTCCGGGACGGGCATCTCGACCTCGCCTGGGACCTCACCGCCTCGGCTCCGTACTTCGACCAGATGAACACGACCATGAAGCGTGTGTCCCACAGCATCGGCGGGCGCTACGCATCGAGTCCCCTGTGGTGGCTCAACCGCCTCATCACCGTGCATCCCCTGGGCGGCGCGCCGATGGGACGCCATGAGCGGGAAGGCGTGGTCGACTCCTTCGGGCGGGTGTACGGCTACCCGGGGCTTTCGATCGCCGACGGCTCGGTGATGCCCGGCCCCGTGGGGCCGAATCCCTCGCTCACCATCGCGGCACTGGCCGACCGGTCGGCCGACCGCATCATCGAGGATCACCGACAGCACTCCGCGGAGCCCACATGA
- a CDS encoding patatin-like phospholipase family protein → MTTGQGGERREASPRRSLILAGGGLKVAFQAGVLQVLLDEAELRFDHVDGASGGVFNLAMYCQGMSGREIADNWRTLSPLKGVTPNWRELPKGPYARSLFTLDGYRRRVFPDWGLDWERIRATDREATFNLYDFSSNELETVTADRMDEDRFCAGVALPMWFPPVVIDGRTYIDPVYLTDGNVEEAIRRGCDELWIIWTVSRRHRWRNGFVANYFHIIETTANGQLKHWLRRIEASNTAIRAGEHGEFGRLIDVRLLSAEVPLNYLVNFSRDRFAQAVELGVHRARQWCTDQGIPWKPGAPPDRPDGPTRLRFTERMVGRVAFGEHDVQDMPAPEDATAVDLALHVTVDIQGMDRFLVDPEHEASLRGEIVCQALGGRLPVERGTFQLFVERSDPEHLQMCYRLFFTDRAGHPLTLSGHKDVNEDSRRGVWKDTSVLHTRVLRGHVGIDEEAEAQVVATGAVRIRPADFLKQLTTFRVEAPTLAGRAATLGRFGRFFSGKLWDVYAQNVLPWSPL, encoded by the coding sequence ATGACGACCGGCCAGGGCGGCGAGCGCCGCGAGGCGTCCCCCCGCAGATCCCTCATCCTCGCCGGCGGCGGCCTGAAGGTGGCCTTCCAGGCGGGCGTCCTCCAAGTCCTCCTGGACGAGGCCGAGTTGCGGTTCGATCACGTCGACGGAGCCAGTGGAGGCGTGTTCAACCTCGCGATGTACTGCCAAGGGATGTCCGGGCGCGAGATCGCGGACAACTGGCGCACCCTCTCCCCGCTGAAGGGCGTCACCCCGAACTGGCGCGAGTTGCCGAAGGGACCGTACGCCCGTTCCCTCTTCACGCTGGACGGCTATCGGCGCCGCGTCTTCCCGGACTGGGGACTGGACTGGGAGCGGATCCGGGCCACCGACCGGGAAGCCACCTTCAACCTCTACGACTTCAGCTCCAACGAGCTGGAGACGGTGACCGCGGACCGCATGGACGAGGACCGCTTCTGCGCCGGGGTGGCACTGCCCATGTGGTTCCCTCCCGTCGTGATCGACGGGAGGACGTACATCGACCCGGTCTACCTGACGGACGGGAACGTCGAAGAGGCCATCCGGCGAGGCTGCGACGAACTGTGGATCATCTGGACGGTCAGCCGGCGGCACCGCTGGCGGAACGGCTTCGTGGCCAACTACTTCCACATCATCGAAACGACCGCCAACGGCCAGTTGAAGCACTGGCTTCGCCGGATCGAGGCCAGCAACACGGCCATCCGCGCGGGAGAGCACGGAGAGTTCGGACGCCTCATCGACGTCAGGCTCCTGAGCGCCGAGGTCCCGCTGAACTACCTCGTCAACTTCAGCAGGGACCGTTTCGCCCAGGCCGTGGAACTCGGCGTCCACCGCGCCCGCCAGTGGTGCACCGACCAGGGGATTCCCTGGAAGCCCGGCGCCCCTCCGGACCGCCCCGACGGCCCCACCCGTCTGCGCTTCACCGAACGCATGGTCGGACGCGTCGCCTTCGGCGAGCACGACGTCCAGGACATGCCCGCGCCGGAGGATGCGACTGCCGTCGACCTGGCCCTGCACGTGACCGTCGACATTCAGGGGATGGACCGCTTCCTCGTCGATCCGGAGCACGAGGCCTCCCTGCGGGGAGAGATCGTCTGCCAGGCTCTGGGCGGACGCCTTCCGGTCGAGCGAGGAACCTTCCAGCTGTTCGTGGAACGGTCCGACCCGGAACATCTCCAGATGTGTTACCGCCTGTTCTTCACCGACCGCGCCGGTCACCCCCTCACCCTCAGCGGGCACAAGGACGTCAACGAGGACTCCCGCCGGGGAGTCTGGAAGGACACGTCCGTCCTCCACACCCGCGTCCTCCGTGGCCACGTCGGCATCGACGAGGAGGCCGAAGCCCAGGTGGTGGCCACGGGAGCCGTTCGCATCCGCCCGGCCGACTTCCTGAAGCAGCTCACCACCTTCCGGGTCGAAGCGCCGACGCTCGCCGGCAGGGCGGCCACGCTGGGCCGCTTCGGACGGTTCTTCTCCGGCAAGCTGTGGGACGTGTACGCGCAGAACGTCCTGCCCTGGTCACCCCTGTGA
- a CDS encoding ABC transporter permease, which translates to MSSSSYVVTDSMTMLRRSLRHGIRYPVMLVSSLVTPIILLLMFVYILGGTMGAGMGGGSGRTEYLNYIAPSMILLTVCYGGGTTAVMVSVDLTEGIVKRFRTMPISRSAVLTGHVIGGTIRTMATVTLVLLVALLMGFSPTSTPVEWLAAFGVLTLLGIALTWLSIAFGAQAKSPGGAGTAMLPLQLLPLVSSAFVPTDSMPTAVRLFAEYQPFTPVIDTVRGLLMGSEIGNSGYLAMGWLIGVLLVGFLWARAAFNRRGRG; encoded by the coding sequence ATGAGCAGCTCCTCCTACGTGGTCACCGATTCGATGACCATGCTGCGGCGCAGCCTGCGGCACGGAATCCGTTATCCCGTCATGCTGGTCTCCAGCCTGGTGACGCCCATCATCCTGCTGCTCATGTTCGTCTACATTCTCGGCGGCACCATGGGCGCCGGAATGGGCGGCGGTTCGGGTCGCACCGAGTATCTGAACTACATCGCCCCCTCGATGATCCTGCTCACGGTCTGCTACGGCGGCGGGACCACGGCGGTGATGGTGAGCGTCGACCTGACGGAAGGCATCGTCAAACGATTCCGCACCATGCCGATCTCGCGCTCCGCGGTGCTGACCGGGCATGTGATCGGCGGAACCATCCGCACGATGGCCACCGTCACGCTCGTCCTCCTGGTGGCCCTGCTCATGGGCTTCAGCCCCACCTCGACCCCGGTCGAATGGCTCGCCGCGTTCGGCGTGCTCACTCTGCTCGGCATCGCTCTGACCTGGCTCTCGATCGCCTTCGGGGCCCAGGCCAAGAGCCCTGGCGGCGCCGGCACCGCCATGCTGCCACTGCAGTTGCTGCCGCTGGTCAGCAGCGCCTTCGTGCCCACGGACTCGATGCCGACGGCGGTGCGCCTGTTCGCCGAGTACCAGCCCTTCACGCCCGTCATCGACACGGTGCGCGGGCTCCTCATGGGCAGCGAGATCGGCAACAGCGGCTACCTCGCCATGGGATGGCTGATCGGCGTCCTCCTGGTCGGCTTCCTCTGGGCGAGGGCGGCGTTCAACCGCCGCGGCCGCGGCTGA
- a CDS encoding ATP-binding cassette domain-containing protein gives MTTPPAAIKATGLRKAYGDKVVLDGIDLDIPAGTIFSLLGPNGAGKTTTVEILATLTDADAGDVHVAGHDITRNAAEVRAAIGVTGQFSAVDNLLTGRENLIMMADLYHLGRSGGRRRAAELLEQFDLVDAADKGALTYSGGMRRRLDLAMTLVGRPRIIFLDEPTTGLDPRSRHAMWGIIRGLVAEGVTVFLTTQYLEEADQLADRIAVLDHGSLVAEGTAEELKRRVPGSYIRLQFAETGHLEAAARILDDVSRDEKSLALRVPTDGSVRSLRTLLDTLDDVAVEVDELTVHSPDLDDVFLALTDPSSAQKGSAR, from the coding sequence GTGACAACGCCCCCCGCAGCAATCAAGGCGACCGGCTTACGCAAGGCGTACGGAGACAAGGTGGTGCTCGACGGCATCGACCTGGACATCCCGGCCGGCACCATCTTCTCGCTCCTCGGCCCCAACGGAGCCGGCAAGACGACGACCGTCGAGATCCTGGCGACGCTCACCGACGCGGACGCGGGTGACGTACACGTCGCGGGCCACGACATCACGCGGAACGCCGCGGAGGTCCGGGCGGCCATCGGCGTCACGGGTCAGTTCTCCGCGGTGGACAACCTGCTCACCGGCAGGGAGAACCTGATCATGATGGCGGACCTGTACCACTTGGGCCGCAGCGGCGGCCGGCGTCGAGCCGCCGAACTGCTGGAGCAGTTCGACCTGGTGGACGCGGCGGACAAGGGAGCCCTCACCTACTCCGGGGGCATGCGGCGCAGGCTCGACCTCGCCATGACGCTGGTCGGCAGGCCGCGCATCATCTTCCTCGACGAACCGACCACCGGCCTCGATCCCCGCAGCCGGCACGCCATGTGGGGCATCATCCGCGGCCTGGTCGCCGAAGGCGTCACCGTCTTCCTCACCACCCAGTACCTGGAAGAGGCGGACCAGCTCGCCGACCGCATCGCGGTCCTCGACCACGGGAGCCTGGTCGCCGAGGGCACCGCCGAGGAACTCAAGCGGCGCGTCCCGGGAAGCTACATCCGGCTGCAGTTCGCCGAGACCGGCCACCTCGAGGCGGCGGCCCGCATCCTCGACGACGTGTCCAGGGACGAGAAGTCCCTCGCGCTGAGGGTCCCGACCGACGGCAGTGTCCGCTCCCTCCGGACGCTGCTCGACACACTGGACGACGTGGCCGTCGAGGTCGACGAATTGACGGTCCACTCTCCCGACCTCGATGACGTGTTCCTCGCTCTGACCGACCCGAGCAGCGCCCAGAAGGGGTCCGCCCGATGA
- a CDS encoding DUF4097 family beta strand repeat-containing protein translates to MPTFETPDPISVRIGIAAGDVELRADDRTDTVVEVRPSNGSEASRRAAEETEVDYSGGTLQIRGPKPRRRLFGKQKNVETTSDESIHITIALPAGSRVQGDAAVGSVDGQGRLGSFRFESGCGDIRLEETAGLRLEAGLGNVTIKRVLGDVDITVAQGKLRIADVDGSATIENLSGVTKVGHVSRGLTLNATNGDVSVGRADGDVEIKNANGDIHVSEVSRGSVTLETARGSIEVGVHEDSAAYVDAHALVGGVSNALNSTDGPGASEETVRLHLRTLVGQIDIHHS, encoded by the coding sequence ATGCCCACATTCGAAACCCCCGACCCGATCTCCGTCCGGATCGGCATCGCCGCCGGAGACGTCGAACTCCGTGCCGACGACCGCACCGACACCGTGGTGGAGGTCCGGCCGAGCAACGGCAGCGAGGCCAGTCGCCGGGCCGCCGAGGAGACCGAAGTCGACTACAGCGGCGGCACGTTGCAGATCCGCGGCCCCAAGCCGCGCCGCAGGCTCTTCGGCAAGCAGAAGAACGTCGAGACCACCAGCGACGAGTCGATCCACATCACGATCGCCCTGCCGGCCGGCTCCCGGGTGCAGGGTGACGCGGCCGTGGGATCCGTCGACGGGCAGGGGCGGCTCGGCTCCTTCCGCTTCGAGTCGGGATGCGGTGACATCCGCCTGGAGGAGACCGCGGGGCTTCGCCTGGAGGCGGGGCTCGGCAACGTCACGATCAAGCGTGTCCTGGGAGACGTCGACATCACCGTCGCGCAGGGCAAGCTGCGTATCGCCGACGTCGACGGTTCCGCCACGATCGAGAACCTCAGCGGCGTCACCAAGGTCGGCCACGTCTCACGCGGTCTGACACTGAACGCGACCAACGGCGACGTCTCGGTCGGCCGGGCCGACGGTGACGTCGAGATCAAGAACGCCAACGGCGACATCCACGTCAGCGAAGTCTCCCGAGGATCGGTCACGCTCGAAACCGCCCGCGGCTCGATCGAGGTCGGCGTCCACGAGGACTCGGCGGCGTACGTCGACGCCCACGCCCTGGTGGGCGGGGTGAGCAACGCCCTGAACTCCACCGACGGGCCCGGGGCGTCCGAGGAGACCGTCAGGCTGCACCTGCGCACCCTGGTCGGCCAGATCGACATCCACCACTCCTGA
- a CDS encoding pirin family protein produces the protein MSNLDRQAALTVCGGRGFVVAEPVRELLSPRRVQLGESTEVRRLLPNLGRRMVGAWAFVDHYGPDDIADEPGMQVPPHPHMGLQTVSWLHEGEVLHRDSTGSLQTVRPRELGLMTSGRAISHSEESPRPHARFLHGAQLWVALPDAHRHVEPHFQHHADLPRVTAPGLTATVILGALDGATSPGTTYSPLVGADLTLTAGTETSLPLEPDFEYAVLAMSGEAHVDGVPVLPGSMLYLGCGRTELPLRALSDAGLMLLGGEPFEEEIVMWWNFIGRTDEEIREAREAWVDSGRFGEVKGYDGDRLPAPELPATQLKARGRVR, from the coding sequence ATGAGCAATCTTGATCGTCAGGCCGCGTTGACGGTGTGCGGTGGCCGCGGCTTCGTCGTCGCCGAGCCCGTACGAGAGCTCCTCAGCCCGCGGCGCGTCCAGCTCGGGGAGTCGACCGAGGTCCGCCGACTGCTCCCGAACCTCGGCCGGCGGATGGTCGGCGCCTGGGCGTTCGTCGACCACTACGGCCCCGACGACATCGCCGACGAGCCCGGCATGCAGGTCCCGCCCCACCCGCACATGGGGCTGCAGACCGTGAGCTGGCTCCACGAGGGCGAGGTCCTGCACCGCGACTCCACCGGCAGCCTCCAGACGGTCCGCCCGCGTGAGCTGGGCCTGATGACCTCGGGCCGGGCGATCTCCCACTCCGAGGAGAGCCCCCGCCCGCACGCCCGCTTCCTCCACGGCGCACAGCTCTGGGTCGCGCTCCCCGACGCCCACCGCCACGTGGAGCCCCACTTCCAGCACCACGCCGACCTGCCCCGGGTCACGGCCCCCGGTCTCACGGCCACCGTGATCCTCGGGGCCCTCGACGGCGCCACCTCGCCCGGCACCACGTACTCGCCGCTCGTCGGAGCCGACCTCACGCTGACGGCGGGCACCGAGACGAGCCTCCCGCTGGAGCCCGACTTCGAGTACGCGGTCCTGGCCATGTCGGGCGAGGCCCACGTCGACGGCGTACCGGTCCTGCCCGGCTCCATGCTGTACCTCGGCTGCGGCCGCACCGAGCTGCCCCTGCGCGCCCTGTCGGACGCGGGCCTGATGCTCCTCGGCGGTGAACCGTTCGAGGAGGAGATCGTCATGTGGTGGAACTTCATCGGCCGCACGGACGAGGAGATCCGCGAGGCCCGCGAGGCCTGGGTGGACAGCGGCCGCTTCGGCGAGGTGAAGGGCTACGACGGCGACCGCCTTCCGGCCCCGGAGCTCCCGGCGACCCAGCTGAAGGCCCGCGGGCGCGTGCGCTGA